The Alphaproteobacteria bacterium genomic sequence ACGCCAAAAGCTGAAGATCAAGGACGAGATTGCCTACATGAGCAGGCACTAGCCGGTCCGAAGCCCGAAAAAAGGCCCGGCGTTCTAATTCCAAAACTACTCCGGCGGGTCTGACCGGACCCGCAAGTCGGCGTCGCTATTTTCTATGATACCCCCTTCAGCTATTTGATCGACTTCGCCCGATCGCGCAGCGCAAATTTTTGGATTTTGCCCGTTGACGTTTTCGGCAACGGACCGAAGGCGATGGTGCGGGGCACCTTGAAGCGCGCCATGTTGTCGCGGCAGAACGCGATGATTTCCTCTGCGCTCGCGGAGGCGCCCGGCCTTAATGTCACGAACGCGCAAGGCGTTTCACCCCATTTCTCGTCCGGACGCGCCACGACGGCGGCCTCGAGCACAGAGGGATGGCGGTAGAGCACCTGCTCGACTTCGATCGTCGAAATATTTTCCCCACCCGAGATGATGATGTCTTTCGAACGGTCCTTGAGGTCGATATAGCCGTCTGGATGCCACACGCCCAGATCGCCGGTGTGGAACCATCCGCCGGCGAAAGCGTCCTGCGTCGCTTTTGCATTCTTCAAATACCCTTTCATCACGATATTGCCGCGCATGAAGACTTCTCCCATCGTGCGGCCGTCGCGTGGGACAGGTGCGAGCGTGCGTGGGTCGGCGACCATGAGTCCCTCGAGCACGGGGTAGCGATTGCCTTGGCGCGCCTTGAGGGCCGCCTGCTCAACGTTAGGCAGACCGTTCCACTCGTCCTTCCAGTCGCACACGGTGGCTGGGCCATAGACCTCTGTCAGCCCATAGACATGGGTCACATGAAAGCCCTGGCCTTCGATCGCCTCGAGCACTGCCGGCGGCGGCGGGGCTGCCGCGGTCATGAACTCGACCTTGCGGCCGAGATCTCGACGCTCCTGCGGGTCCGCGTTGATGAGCATACCGATCACGATGGGTGCGCCGCACATATGCGTAACACCATGATCCGCGATCGCGTCATACATTGCCTTGGCATCGATCCGACGCAGGCACACATGGGTTCCGGCCAATGCGGTGATTGCCCATGGAAAGCACCAGCCATTGCAATGGAACATCGGCAGTGTCCAGAGATAGACGGGCTGGCCGCGCATGCCCCAGACGATGATTTCACCGAGTGCGTTCAGATAGGCACCACGATGGTGATAGACGACCCCTTTTGGGTTCCCCGTCGTCCCCGACGTATAGTTGAGGGCGATTGCCTGCCATTCGTCGATGGGAGGGCTCCACGCAAAATCGGGATC encodes the following:
- a CDS encoding acyl-CoA synthetase, whose product is MEKSSANPYERGLDKNAANYAPLTPLGFIERAAAVHPTRNAVVYGTVRRSWAETYARCRRFASALTKRGIRVGDTVAVIAPNIPAAFEATFGVPMSGAVLNAINTRLDADTIAFTLEHGEAKLLIADREFSPIVDRALAKLGRTIPVIDIDDPLTEGGKRLGETDYESFLLEGDPDFAWSPPIDEWQAIALNYTSGTTGNPKGVVYHHRGAYLNALGEIIVWGMRGQPVYLWTLPMFHCNGWCFPWAITALAGTHVCLRRIDAKAMYDAIADHGVTHMCGAPIVIGMLINADPQERRDLGRKVEFMTAAAPPPPAVLEAIEGQGFHVTHVYGLTEVYGPATVCDWKDEWNGLPNVEQAALKARQGNRYPVLEGLMVADPRTLAPVPRDGRTMGEVFMRGNIVMKGYLKNAKATQDAFAGGWFHTGDLGVWHPDGYIDLKDRSKDIIISGGENISTIEVEQVLYRHPSVLEAAVVARPDEKWGETPCAFVTLRPGASASAEEIIAFCRDNMARFKVPRTIAFGPLPKTSTGKIQKFALRDRAKSIK